Proteins encoded within one genomic window of Geotalea daltonii FRC-32:
- a CDS encoding porin: MKAGVAAVALLTAALMSQGAMAKTLEDVLKEKGVITEEDYKAVTKSKPLDYKLGKGFTFNSPDEKFQMSLGARLQSRYTFTDSDGGQNTSEFRVRRMKLFMNGYAYSKDLTYKLQVNFADSGKLLEDAWLNYRLMDEAQFLVGQEKVQFARQEITSSGSQQFVDRSNATDTFKMGRDTGLMVHGKIAKGIFNYNLGVYGGVGQNTQRKFTNNAFAARVAVNPFGDMAYSEGDLDNSQKPLLSIGAGYFMDTLAKTSATALESNNLTFAGSNGWLGKGLSKFGTEKIDTNSVGIDAAFKWMGFSAQGEYFLGHANGQDTDKTLRAHGFYAQAGYFIIPKHLEVAARYSFVDPDRDKANNIQTETAGAVSYYFNKHNLKLQADVTNIHKQPARSDDMQYRLQAQIIF, translated from the coding sequence ATGAAAGCAGGAGTTGCAGCAGTGGCACTTTTAACCGCCGCTCTTATGAGCCAGGGGGCAATGGCCAAGACACTGGAGGATGTGCTCAAGGAAAAAGGCGTTATTACCGAGGAAGACTACAAGGCCGTGACCAAGAGCAAGCCCCTGGATTACAAGCTTGGGAAGGGGTTCACCTTTAATTCCCCGGATGAAAAATTCCAGATGTCCCTGGGAGCCCGCCTCCAGAGCCGTTATACGTTTACCGACAGTGATGGCGGCCAGAATACTTCCGAATTCAGGGTCCGCCGGATGAAGCTGTTCATGAACGGCTATGCCTACAGCAAAGACCTCACCTACAAGCTTCAGGTGAATTTTGCCGATTCGGGAAAGCTTCTTGAGGATGCCTGGCTCAATTACCGGCTCATGGACGAGGCACAGTTTCTGGTCGGACAGGAAAAAGTCCAGTTCGCCCGTCAGGAAATCACCTCTTCCGGCTCCCAGCAGTTCGTCGACCGCTCCAATGCCACCGATACCTTCAAGATGGGACGCGATACCGGGCTCATGGTCCACGGCAAGATTGCCAAAGGGATATTCAACTACAACCTGGGCGTTTACGGCGGGGTAGGTCAGAACACCCAGCGCAAATTCACCAACAACGCCTTTGCGGCAAGGGTCGCCGTCAACCCTTTCGGCGACATGGCCTATTCTGAAGGGGATCTGGACAATAGCCAGAAACCGCTCCTGTCCATCGGCGCCGGCTACTTCATGGATACCCTGGCAAAAACCAGCGCCACAGCCCTGGAGAGCAACAACCTGACCTTTGCCGGGTCCAACGGCTGGCTGGGTAAAGGATTGAGCAAATTCGGCACTGAAAAGATCGATACCAACAGCGTCGGCATCGATGCCGCTTTCAAATGGATGGGCTTCTCCGCTCAGGGTGAATACTTCCTCGGCCATGCAAACGGCCAGGATACTGATAAGACCCTCCGCGCCCACGGTTTCTATGCCCAGGCCGGCTATTTCATCATTCCCAAACATCTGGAAGTGGCAGCCCGTTACTCCTTTGTGGACCCTGACCGGGACAAGGCCAACAACATTCAGACGGAAACCGCCGGGGCCGTTTCCTACTACTTCAACAAGCACAACCTGAAGCTGCAGGCTGATGTGACCAATATTCACAAACAGCCGGCTCGTTCAGACGACATGCAGTACCGTTTGCAGGCACAGATTATCTTCTAA